From the Fusobacterium ulcerans ATCC 49185 genome, the window CAAAGATAATATGGTAAGAGTGACAACTTCCAATTCACCTTTGAAGTTAAATGTAAAACAAGGATGGATAAAAGATCCAGGAGAGGTTATAATTGGAGTTCCAGATAGACTTTTAATAAAGATAGTAGGGGATTCTAAAGACACTGGGGAAGATTTAGACTTCGTAATAAGGTAGGCGAGAATAGTGGAAAAAAAATGGACTTTTTTAAAATTCTTAGGAGCAGGGATAATACTTATACTGGTACAGAGCTTTTTTCAAAAATATGATGCTTTTAAAGATATATACAGTACATATATCGGCTATCTTATACCAATGATATATGCGGTATTTATTTCCATATTTTTGGAACCTTTAGTGAGTAAAATAGAAGAGAGATTTAAACTTAAAAGATGGATAGCTGTATCAATAGTCATTGTACTTGTAGTAATAGGAGTTGCAGGATTTGTAGGGTTGATACTTCCACAGCTTGGAAAAAGTTTTAAGGAACTATACAATAAACTTCCTCATATGCAGGAACAGCTTGGAAATCTAATAAAAAGGGTTTTGGATTTTCTTAAAGAAAAGGAACTTCTTGTAATTGGAGAGAAGCAGATAGAAGATAATATAATTAGCTTATTAAAAAGAAATATAGGAAATTTACAGGAATTTGGAATATCAGTTCTTTTAAATATTGTATGGTGGACTGTTGCATTGAGTAAATTTTTTATAGGATTTTTTCTTGCTGTATTTATTTTATTGGATAAAGAGTATTTTATTAGATTTATAAAAAATATACTTACAATAGTTTTTGGAAAGGAAAAAGGGTTATATCTGAGTGATTTTCTTAATCAGTCAAGAAATGTCCTTTTAAATTATGTATGGGGAAGGATAATAGCTTCAGCTTTTGTGGGAGTAGTAACTTTTATAGTACTTTTTTTCACAGGAGTTCCTTATGCATTATTAAGTTCTTTGATGATAGGAATGGGAAATATGATACCATATGTAGGCTCAATTGTAGCAGGAGCTATAGCAATATTTTTAGTAATTTTAGCAGAGCCTTCAAAAATAATATATCTGCTTATTGCAATGATGGTAGGTCAGACAGTGGATGGGTGGATAGTAGGACCTAAAATTGTAAGTGAAACAGTAGGAATGAGTACATTCTGGGTAATAGTAGCAGTACTTATTGGTGGAAGCCTTATGGGGCCAGTAGGAATGTTCTTTGGAGTACCAGCTTTTGGTATAATAAAACTTATCTATGAAACACAATTAAAAAAAACTGAGAACAGCAGTACAAATAATAAAAATAAAAAGGAGAAAAAATGGAAAAAATAACTTTGATAGCTTCGAGTACAATGGGGCTTGAAAGTGTTGTAAAAGATGAATGTGTAGAACTTGGATTTGAAAATGTGAGGGCATTCAATGGAAGAGTAGAATTTGAAGGAACTGTAAAAGATATAGTTAAAGCAAATATACATTTAAGATGTGCAGATAGAGTATTTATAAAAATGGGAGAATTTAAAGCTGTTACATTTGAGGATCTTTTTAGAAATATGAAAAGGATAGAATGGGCTGATTTTATTCCAGAAAATGGAGAATTTCCTATAAGCTGGGTAAGCTCTGTAAAATCTAAACTTTTTTCAAAATCTGATATACAGAAAATAGCTAAAAAAGCTATGGTTGAGAAAATGAAAGAAACTTATAAAAAAGATTATTTTTATGAAGATGGAGCTTTATATGCAATAAAAATTCAGGCACATAATGATATCTTTGTAGTTATGATGGATACAAGTGGAGAAGGACTTCATAAAAGAGGATATAGAGCAATAAAAAATGAAGCTCCTATAAAAGAAACTATGGCAGCAGCTCTTGTAAGACTTTCAAGATGGAAGGGAGGGGAAAGACCTCTATTAGATCCTATGTGTGGAACAGGAACTATTCTTATAGAAGCAGCTATGATAGCAAGAAATATAGCTCCAGGAGCAAATAGAAACTTTGCATCTGAAGGGTGGAAAATAATTCCAGAAAATGAATGGATAGAAGCAAGGGATGAAGCTTTCTCAAATGAAGATTATGAAAAAGAAGTTAAGATTTATGGTTCAGATATAGACCCTGAAACTATAGAGATAGCTAAAGAAAATATAAAGAAGGCTGGAGTGGAAGATGATATAACTCTTGAATGTAAAAATTTCCTAGATATAGAAATGGAATCAAGACAAGGGTGTCTAATAACAAATCCTCCATATGGAGATAGACTTCTTGATGAAAAGGCAGTAGAAAGGCTTTATGGACTTCTTGGAGATGTATGCAGAATGAGAATACCTAAATGGTCTTACTATATAATTACTTCATATGAAGAGTTTGAAAAATGCTTTGGAGGAAAAGCTACTAAGAATAGAAAACTATATAATGGTGGAATAAAATGCTATTATTATCAATATTATGGAGAAAGTAATGGAAAAAATGGTAAAAAATAATGAAATCTTAAAATTTTCTATAGAAGTAATTTTACAGGTTTTTAAATCTATAAATAAAAAAATAGATGAAATGAAAGAGATAGGGGATATTTCAGGAATAGAAATACTGGAAAAAGATGTTATACCAAAATATGAAAAACTTTATGGTGGTTTGACAGGAGAAGCTGTTGAAAAGTTTGATGAAGAACAGCTTTCTGTTATTAAAAAATATATTGAAGATATAATGAAAGAAAATAAGTTCAGTAAGGAATACATAAAAAATCAGATAGAATTAAGAGAAAAATTAAAGGGAGATTCTGGAGCCGAAGTAGTAAAAAGATTTTTTCAATATGAAAAGAAAGAACTTGAAAAAATTAAATATGAACTTCTGGATAGAGCTGATAAAGTATTGGAAGAGGAAGAAAAACTCTCTATGAAAATGAAAAATGCAGTACAGGAAGAGGAGCAGATTGAATATATTTATAAACTTCAACCTGTAAGAGCTGAATTCAGAAAAATAGAAGAAAAAATAATAAAAGTTCAAGAAAAACTTGATGTATTGAATAAAAGATTAGAGTCAGAGTGGCCATATGAAATATATGGAACTATATCAAAAGAAGAAATGTTGGAAACTTATAATAAAATTATGAAAAAATAATTATGATTTCTAGAAAAGTATGATAGAATTATGGAGGAGAAAATGAAAATGGTAAAAATAGTAATATTGCTATTAATAATCGCAGGAGGTTTTTTCTATCATTCAAGAAAAAGTCGTTCAGCTGATTTAAAAATTAAGGAGGGAACAAAGGTGGAAAATATAGTATTAAATGCTAAAATAAAAACTTCAAAAGGGGATATAAATTTAAAATTATTCCCAGCAGCAGCACCAATGACAGTAACAAACTTTGCATATTTAGCAAAAAGAGGATATTATGATGGATTAATATTCCATAGAGTAATAGCAGACTTTATGATTCAAGGAGGAGACCCAACAGGAACAGGAGCAGGTGGACCTGGATATCAATTTGGAGATGAATTTGTTGAAGAGCTTACATTTAATGCACCAGGGAAATTAGCTATGGCTAATGCAGGACCAGGAACAAATGGATCTCAATTCTTTATAACTCATGTACCAACTGAATGGCTTAACTACAAACATACTATTTTTGGAGAAGTAGTTTCTGATGCTGACCAAGCTGTAGTTAATAAAGTAGCACAAGGAGATACTATTGAAACAATAGAAATCACTGGAGATATAGATAAATTCTTAGAGGCTAATAAAGAAATGAAAGAAAAAATGGATGAGATATTAGCTCAAACAATGCCTAATTTAAAAAAATAATAGAAATAAAAATAAAAGTCAACTACCAGCTGCGTTATCTAAACCAGTGGTTGGTTGACTTTTTTTAAATTTAAAGGTAATATAAAATTAAAAATTTATTGGGGGGATGTGATGAAAAAAGCTTTTAAATTTAAAGATGAAAAATCAGATAAGTTTTGGTGGATAAATTATAGTGGAAAAGATTTTGCTGTAAATTATGGAAAGAATGGAACTGTAGGAAAATATGAAGTAAAAGAATTTGAAACTGTAGAAGAATGTGAAAAACAGGCTCTTAAACTTATAGCTCAGAAAATAAAAAAAGGATATATAGAAGATGAAAAATTTGACTTTAATAATCATCTTTATTTTGATTCAGAAGAAATAGGTTTACATCCAAAAACTTCACATCCTTTATTTGATAAATATTTTAATAGAGAAAATTATTATGATTGTGGAGAGGAAGAATCTCCCTTTGGAAATGATAATGGATCAGATACTTTATCTTATCTTTACGAACATATAAGAAAGAATGGAGATAAGGATATAAAAAATTTTCCTAAAAAGGTAATTGAAAAAAATTGGGAAATGATATATTGTCCTCCAGAAAATTTACTTAAAGAGGATTTGAAAAATTTTATTTCTGGGAAGAAAGTCAGTGGTATAGAAAATTCACATCTTCTTATAATAAATGATCAAGTGATTATAGCAACAGCTTTTGGTCAAATAAAAATAATGGGAAAAATTGATGAAGAATTGAAAAAAATGGCTTTAATGTCATTAAGGAGATGGAATATGGTAATGGAGATGGATGGATATGGTCATTCAAATATAATAGATGAGATGGAAAATGATATGGCAAAATTTGGAAATTAAGGAGGAAAATATGGAATTAGAAAAATTATTTAAAGAAATGGAAAAAAATACAATTCTTGTAAATTTCGAAAAGAAAATAGAAAGTGAGCTTCCAATAGGTGTTTCAAAATTTGGAGGAAGACCAGATTTACCAGAAGATTTTGAATGGTATTACTATGAAGGTAAAGGATACAAAGGAAAAGTAGAAAATAGGCCATTAAGTTTTTTAGTTCAGATTAATTGTAAAGAGATAAAAGAATATGATAAGGAAAATCTGCTTCCTGAAAGTGGAATACTGTACTTTTTTTATGAAATGGAAACTATGACTTGGGGATTTTCTCCAGAAGATAGAGGAAGTGCAAAAGTATTTTATTATAATGGAGATATTTCTAAATTAAAAAGAAGAGAATTTCCAAAAGAATTAGATGAAGATTATAAAATGCCAGAAAAAAGAATAGTTTTTAGTAATAGAAGGGATGTTCCATCTTATGAAGAGTTTGATGAAATATTAAATGATATGGGATATGAAGATATTAATGATGAGTTTTATGATGAGTATGAAGAAAAACTTGTGAAATATATTGAAAATGACAGCAATACTATAAGCAAATTTTTAGGGTATGCAGATGTAATACAGGGTGATATGAAATTAGAATGTGAAGAGGTCACAAATGGAATTTTATGTGGAAAACCTCATGAATTAGAAAAGCCTATGAAAGAAAAAATGAATAAAGGAAGTAAGGAATGGCAGCTTTTATTCCAGTTGGATACTGTAGAAGATGATGAATTTGAACTTATGTTTGGAGATTGTGGAAGAATATATTACTTTATAAAAAAAGATGAGCTAAAAAAGAAAAACTTTGATAGTTCTTGGCTCATCTTACAATGTTATTAATTTATTTTTCTTCTTCCAGATGCATTTTTTCTATACGGTTGTCAGGAATTATCCAGAGAACAGCAGTGAGAGCATAGAAAAACAGGGAAATAACAGGAAGGAAAAATGCTGAAATTATTCCTGTAAGATATAAAATAGGAGAAATTTTCCCTTTTATATCATTTCCAATAGCTTTTTTTAATTTTGAATTTTTGCCCTGTGACTTTATAAGAAGATGAATTAAAATATAGTATGCTATGGAACAGGCTAAAAGAACTCCTCCATACATCATAGTAGAAATTTCAGAGAAGTTTGTTTCACCCATCCAGCTTGTTGTAAATGGTATGAGGGAAAGCCAGAATAGCAGGTGTGTATTTGCCCAGAGTATTTTTCCATTTATCTTATTGACAACAGAGAAAGTGTGGTGATGATTATTCCAGTATATTCCTACATAGAGAAAACTTAAAATATAGCTGAAAAATTTTGGAAATAAACTGGAAAGCTCAGAAATATCTGCCCTGTGGGGAGCTTTTAATTCCAATACCATTATTGTTATAATGATGGCTATTACTCCATCACTAAATGCTTCTATTCTATTTTTTTCAAACATAATATTATCTCCTTTTTAAATATCTTTTAATCATTATATGAAAAAAAAGAGGCAATTCCTTTTTTAAGGGATTCCTCTTCTTTAGATATTAGGAGTTATTTTTTAGTTCTTTTAAAAATGCCAAGACAATATCTTTAGATATTACAGAAGCTTTGCTACAGTTTTGTTCAAAATTTTCTACTCCAGAGTGAGAAGCTGTATCTGTAATAGTTCGTATTGAAATAAATGGGATATTATTTACATAGCATACATGAGCGATACTTGCACTTTCCATATCAACAGAGAGAGGAGCATATTTTTTGTTTATTATTTCCCGCATATTCTTATCAATAAAACTTTCTCCAGTTACCATTTTACCAAAAATAACAGGATGATTAACAGCTTGATTCTGTACCATTTTTTTTGCAGCAGCTAATAATTTTTCATCAGCATTAAAATAGATAGAAGGGAGCCAAGGATGAAACTCTACAAGTATATCATCAGCTACATCATGATAAGCAAGTTGTGTTGATATAATTGTATCAAAAACTTTTACTGTTTTTTCAATTCCACCTGCTGTACCAGCACTGATAATTGTATTTACAGAAAAAGAATCAATTAAAATCTGAGCAGCAACAGCAGCATTTACCTTACAAACACCACTATATAAAGCAACAACAGAAATATTATTTATTTTTCCTTCATAAAATTTCAGCATTGCCTTTTTTGTAGCAGTGCAATTTTGAATGTGATTTAGGAAGGGTTCTAACTCAGAATCTCCAGCACAGATTATTCCAACTTTTAAAGCCATTTAATTCCTCCTGACTTATAGATTAATTTACTCATATCTTATCACAAATAATAAAAAATGTGGATGATTCATAAGCAGAAATTTTAATCCAGCTTTTTGATCATCCACACTTTATTATTATATTTTTCGAGAGGGAAAGTTTTGCTATTCAGTTACATAGACATTTGTAAGATCTAAATAACCATTATTTTTCATAATAAGATTATGAATATTTTTTCTCATCCCAAGATTTAGTTTTGGATAAAGAATAGTGTAGTGAGGAAGCTCTTCCTGTAATATCTCCTGAGCCTTTCCATAAAGTTCTTTTCTAACTTTAGGATCCATTGTTATTCTTGCCTTATCAAGAGTATCATCTAAGTCCTTATTTACAAAAGCAGTTACATTCATAGAACCTTTTATTTGAGATGAATGGAAAAGAGGATACATAGTTTTATCACAATCTCCATTAGCTGTGTTCCATGACATATAGAAAATAGGTTTTACTTCATTCTCATTTTCAATCATTTTAATATAAGTAGCCCATTGGAAAACTTTAATTTCAGTATTAATTCCTATTCCTCTTAACTGCTCCTGAATAATAACACAAGCATCAATTCTTGCAGAATCATCACTTACCCATAAATCAATATTGAAACCATTAGGGTATCCAGCTTCAGCTAAAAGTTCTTTTGCTTTAGCAGTATTCAAATCATACTTTTTAGCATCAGGATTGAAATCTGTCATAGCAGGAGGAACTACAGAAGTTCCAGGTGTTGCAGAATCTCCATATATAGCTTGGGTAATAGCACTATTATCTACAGCATAAGCTATTGCTTGTCTTACTCTCTTATCTTTCAACAACTCATTTTTAGTATCAAATCCAATAAACTGGCTAGTAGGAGCTTCAACTTCAATATAATCTAAAGAGTTGTTGTTTTTGATAGATTTCAAATCCATAACACCCATGTCTAAAGAGATATCAGCTTCACCAGTTTCCAACATAATCATTCTGCTGTTATTTTCAGTTATGAATTTAATAACTACTTCTTTAAGTTTTGAAATAGTTCCATAGTAATCATCAAATCTCTCCATAGTAAGTCTATTCCCTATATCCCATGACTTAAATTTAAATTGCCCAGTTCCTACAGGATTAGTAAGAAATACATCTTCTGAAGATTCAACTAACTTTTTATTAATTATTGAAGAATTTGTAATGCTAAGTTGATTCAAAAGGCTTCCAAAAGGAGTATCTGTAGTTATTTTGATAGTATTTTCATCAATTACAGTTACTTCTTTTATAGGAGTGAAATTATATGCACATTGAGGAAGGCTTCTTGCTCTATCCAAAGAAAACTTTACATCTTCAGCGGTCATAATATCTCCATTGTGGAATTTAACATTTTTCTTTAAATGGAATATTGTATTTAAGGGATCAACAGATTCCCAGCTTTCAGCTAATCCTGGAAGCAGATTAAGATCTTTATCCATAGTTATCAAAGTATCAAACATAAGCTGAATTATTTTGTTAGACACTGAATCAGTACTTTTTTGTGGATCAAGAGTTTTGATTTCAGCTTTTTGAGCGATAACTAAAGTATCTTTTAGTTTAACATCTTCTGAAGTTTCAGATTTTATAGCTTTTGTTCCTCCTAATAATAAAGCAAAAGTAAGTAAAAAAATTACAGCCAATAGTTTCTTTTTCATTTTGTTTCCCCCTCGGTATCATTTAAAAGTTCTTTAAGAATAAAAAAAAGCAATCTGGTTAGATTGCTTTAAAAAACAAGTGATATTTCTCATATATATCATGCGTGCTCCTAAAAACATGACATATATAAATTTAGATTTATATATTCAAATATTTTAAAGGAGTTTACACAGAAGTATAAAAGTTATCAAAAGACGTAAGCTTATATCTAACATTAAAAATTTCTGTATACAGTTTTTCTGTGCAGCTCCACCACCAATATTGGAATACAGTGTTTAAGTTAGATAATATCATATTGATAACCTCCTTTTTCATAGTTTTATTTCTTGTAAAGAGTATATGATAAATCTTTTTAAAAGTCAACTACTTTTTATTTTTTTTATGATATCTAAAAAATATTCATGAACAGAAGTATCATTAGTAAGCTCTGGATGAAAAGATACAGCTAACATATTCTTTTCTCTAACGGCAACTATATTTCCATTTACAGTTGCCAATATTTTAACTCCTTCTTTTGTATTTTCTACATAAGGAGCTCTGATAAATACCATTTTCACTTTTTTATCTATTCCTTTAAAATCTGCTTCTGTTTCAAAACTTCCAAGCTGTCTTCCATAAGCATTTCTTTTAACTTCTATTCCCATAACTCCTAAATGCACAACTTCACTGTTTGAAAGTTTTTCAGCAAGAAGTATCATCCCAGAACAAGTACCAAATACAGGAAGGCCATTTTTTATTTTTTCTCTGAGAAGTTTGAGAATATCAAAATCTCTTAAAAGTTTCCCCATAGCAGTACTTTCTCCACCAGGAAGAATTATACCATCTATATCTTCCAGCTGCTCTTTAGTTTTTAGCAGACAGTTATCTACATTTAGAGAGTCAAGGATGTTTTTATGCTCTTGGAAAGCTCCTTGGAGAGCTAAAATTCCTATTTTCATAATTACCAACCTCTTTTAGCCATTTTCTCATCTTCAGCAAGGGAATAAACATTGATACCTACCATTGCTTCTCCTAGATCTTCTGATATTTCAGCAAGAATTTTTGGGTCATTGTAATTTGTTACAGCTTTCACAATAGCAGCAGCTCTCTTTGCTGGGTCACCAGATTTGAATATTCCAGAACCAACAAAGACACCATCACATCCAAGCTGCATCATAAGAGCGGCATCAGCAGGAGTAGCTACACCACCAGCAGCAAAATTTACAACAGGTAGTTTTCCATTATCATGTACATATTTTACTAAATCATATGGAGCTCCTAATTCCTTTGCAATATGATAAAGTTCAGATTCAGGAGAAGAAACTACTTTTCTGATATCTTCATTTAGTGTTCTCATGTGTTTTACAGCTTCTATAACATCCCCAGTTCCAGGTTCTCCCTTAGTTCTTATCATACTTGCTCCTTCAGATATTCTTCTTAGAGCTTCTCCTAGATTTCTTGAACCACATACAAAAGGAACTTTGAACAATGTTTTGTCCACATGGAATCTATCATCAGCAGGAGTAAGAACCTCACTTTCATCAATATAATCTATTTCAAGAGCTTCAAGTATTTGAGCTTCTACAAAATGTCCTATTCTCACTTTAGCCATTACAGGAATAGAAACAGCAGCCTGTATCTCTTTTATCATTTTAGGATCAGACATTCTTGCTACTCCACCATTTTTTCTTATATCAGCAGGAACTCTTTCCAATGCCATAACAGCACAAGCACCAGCTTCTTCTGCTATTTTAGCTTCAGCAGCTGTAGTTACATCCATTATTACTCCACCTTTTAACATTTGAGCTAAGTTTTTGTTTAAATCATATCTTGACATATTCTTCCCTCCATATATTCATTGATTATTTTTTTGATTAATATTATAATAAGAGTATCGATACAATTTATTAAAAAATTAATTTTCTAATGATAGTATCACATAAAATATAAAATTATTCAATTCTAAAAATCACTAATTGTACCGTAACACTTTTATTGGAGGGGTAATGAAAATAGAGTTATCTACAGAGAATGGAGAAAAAATATATCTTCAGCTTTATTACAAATTAAAGGAATTAATAGAAAATGGAGAGATAAAAGGGAAAATATTCTCTATAAGGGAGCTTGCTAAGAATTTAGGAGTGAGTATTTCAACAGTAGTAAAAGCATATGAACAGCTGGAAAAAAATGGATATATATACCTTCGTGGAGGAAGCGGAGCTTATGTAAAATACAACAGAGAAAAAAAATTTTATCTGGAAGACCATATGGAAAATGAAATATTTAAATATGGTTACTTTAATTCTGAATACAGGATAGATTTTTCTACTGCATCACCAAATGCTGATTTTTTTCCTATTGAAGAATTAAAAAAAGCAATTAACTACGTTTTAGACAGAGATGGTGGAAAAGCTCTTCTTTATGAAAATCCGCAAGGTTATCTTGAACTTCGTAAAACTATAAAAAGAGAATTGAAACATGAAGGCATAGATATAGAAACAAAAGATATTCAAATAATGTCAGGAGCTCAACAAGGGATAGATATATTGAGTAAATCATTAATATATCCAGGAGATATTGTAGTGACAGAAGATCCAGCATATAAAGGTGCTATTGTAAGTTTTAGAAATAATGGAGCAAAAGTAGAAAGAATACCTATGAAAAAAGATGGACTTGATATAAAAGAATTGGAAAAGATTCTGAAAAGAGATAAAATAAAATTTATATATACAGCAGCTACTTTTCATAATCCAACTGGAATATCGATATCAGAAAAAAAGAGAATTGAACTTTTGAAATTAGCTGAAAAGTATGATTTTTATATTATAGAAGATGACTGCAGTTCAGATATATATTTCGATAATAAAAAAATAAAAAGTATAAAAAGTTATGATAAAAATAAGAAAGTGATATATATAAAAAGTTATTCTAAAGTTTTTATGCCTGGTTTCAGGCTTGGATTTATGATAGCTCCAGAAAAAATAGCAAATTCTGTATTAGCAGGAAAATATTCCAGTGATATATCTAACTCAGGACTGAATCAAAGAGTTTTTCAATATTTTCTAGAAAATGGTATTTGGAATAAACATATAGAAAAATCTAGAAAAGAATTTCATAAAAAGCAAAAATATATGTATAGTAGACTAAAGAAAATAGAAAATATAAAAATCAACAAACCAAAGGGTGGAATGTGTTTCTGGATAGAGCTTCCAAAGGAAATAACAGGTGAAGCTGTATATATGAAACTGGCTAAAAGAGGAGTAGGAATACTTCCAGGAGTGGTTTTTTCTGAAAAATCATATAACTATATAAGATTGAGTTTTGCTCAGTGTAATGAAAAAGAGATAGATGAGGGAATAGAAATATTGGAAAAAGTAATTGATGAATTGAGATGAGGAGAAGAGAATTATGTTTAACAGAAAAGATGGAAATGTAAAAAGAATAAAGATAAAACTGGTGATATTAGCTGTTTTGGTGGTAATAGCTTTTGGAATGAAATATTTTAGATAAAATAAAAAGAGAGATACCTCTAAAATTATATTTCTATTAATAAGGTAATCTCTCTTTATTTTTATTAATCTATTACTTCTGGAAATTTATCTCTTTCTATCAGTTCCAGAGTTACTTTAGTAGTAGCTACGCAAGTAATAAGGGGAGCTAGAAATATCCCAATGAAGGGGATGAAAAATAGAAGAGTAAATATACTTCCACATAGAAGAGAGTAAAATCTCTTCTTTTTTAAAAATTCAAGACTTTCTTTAGGAGAAAATTCATATCTTTCTAAAGTATAGTCCATAAATGAAAATCCTGTAAAATATCCCTGAAGCAAAAATATAAGTAGAGGAATAGATAAATTTATAGGAAAAACAAAGCTCAACAGCATGATAATACATGTTCCAACAAGCTGTTTAATAAAGCTTCTAAACCCTACTTCAGCCCCTCTCATTAAAAATCTCATATTATCTTTAATTGTAAAATCATATTTTTTTCCTGTAAGGTGACTGTCTACTCTTTCAGAAACATATCCAAGTATTGGAGATAAGAGCAGTAACAGTAATGATTTATATACAAGATAGTAGAGAAAAACTGCTACTACCCATATTAGTATTCTGATAAGAATAGATACTAAAGCATGATATTTTTCTAATTCGAATATTGATTCTAAAGAACTCATTATTCCAAATGAAAGTAAATTTGCTAAGAATATCAAGACTACAAATAAGAAAATACCAATGATTCCTGGCAGAAAATAATATTTTTTTAATTTAGCTTCATTAATGATTCTAAAAGAATCTGAAAAAGAAGCCAGTACAAGTTTTATACTTTTCATAATTTAATCTCCTGTGTTAGTCCAAATGTGATGTATCAGAAAAAACTTCTATATTAAATTTTCCATCTTTATATTTTACAATTGAAACACTTGTATTTTGTGGAACTTTAGCAGCTCCTAATTCATCCATTCTTTCTTTTGCTATGATATGAAATAAGGCTTTTAGAGTTACTCCATGAGTAACAACAACAACCCTATCATTGTCATTAAGATACGATAAAAGTTTATCTAATCCTTTTTTTACTCTTTCTATTACTTCATAATAGTTTTCTCCATGATAAACTTTTGGATCGTAATCTACAGGATTATTAAAAAAGTCATAAAATTCTTTTGGATATTTTTCTTCAAATTCTGAACGAGGTACACCCTCAATATCTCCCATAGAGATTTCTTTGAATTCATCTATAAATTTTATTTTCTGTTTTCTATCTCCCATAATTATTTTTGTTGTTTGGATAGTTCTCCCCATAGGAGATGAATAAAAATCTGTAAACTTAACATCTTTAAGTTTTGCTGAAAGTTTTTCTGCCTGAGATATCCCTAGTTCTGTAAGTGGAGAATCAGAACTTCCCTGAAATATTTTCAAAGTATTCCATAGTGTTTCTCCATGTCTGATAAAATAAATTTCCATTTGTTTATATTTCCCTTCTTAAAATTTTTTTATTTTTTTACATTTAAAAATGTAGGACTTTTCAAGAACTTTTTGATATTTTCTATTCTAGTTTTGTCATTAGGGTGAGTACTTAAAAATTCAGGTGATTGTTTTCCACCACTTGCAGCTGACATTCTTTCCCAGAA encodes:
- a CDS encoding EI24 domain-containing protein, encoding MKSIKLVLASFSDSFRIINEAKLKKYYFLPGIIGIFLFVVLIFLANLLSFGIMSSLESIFELEKYHALVSILIRILIWVVAVFLYYLVYKSLLLLLLSPILGYVSERVDSHLTGKKYDFTIKDNMRFLMRGAEVGFRSFIKQLVGTCIIMLLSFVFPINLSIPLLIFLLQGYFTGFSFMDYTLERYEFSPKESLEFLKKKRFYSLLCGSIFTLLFFIPFIGIFLAPLITCVATTKVTLELIERDKFPEVID
- the pdxS gene encoding pyridoxal 5'-phosphate synthase lyase subunit PdxS; translated protein: MSRYDLNKNLAQMLKGGVIMDVTTAAEAKIAEEAGACAVMALERVPADIRKNGGVARMSDPKMIKEIQAAVSIPVMAKVRIGHFVEAQILEALEIDYIDESEVLTPADDRFHVDKTLFKVPFVCGSRNLGEALRRISEGASMIRTKGEPGTGDVIEAVKHMRTLNEDIRKVVSSPESELYHIAKELGAPYDLVKYVHDNGKLPVVNFAAGGVATPADAALMMQLGCDGVFVGSGIFKSGDPAKRAAAIVKAVTNYNDPKILAEISEDLGEAMVGINVYSLAEDEKMAKRGW
- a CDS encoding histidine phosphatase family protein, which codes for MEIYFIRHGETLWNTLKIFQGSSDSPLTELGISQAEKLSAKLKDVKFTDFYSSPMGRTIQTTKIIMGDRKQKIKFIDEFKEISMGDIEGVPRSEFEEKYPKEFYDFFNNPVDYDPKVYHGENYYEVIERVKKGLDKLLSYLNDNDRVVVVTHGVTLKALFHIIAKERMDELGAAKVPQNTSVSIVKYKDGKFNIEVFSDTSHLD
- a CDS encoding ABC transporter substrate-binding protein, with protein sequence MKKKLLAVIFLLTFALLLGGTKAIKSETSEDVKLKDTLVIAQKAEIKTLDPQKSTDSVSNKIIQLMFDTLITMDKDLNLLPGLAESWESVDPLNTIFHLKKNVKFHNGDIMTAEDVKFSLDRARSLPQCAYNFTPIKEVTVIDENTIKITTDTPFGSLLNQLSITNSSIINKKLVESSEDVFLTNPVGTGQFKFKSWDIGNRLTMERFDDYYGTISKLKEVVIKFITENNSRMIMLETGEADISLDMGVMDLKSIKNNNSLDYIEVEAPTSQFIGFDTKNELLKDKRVRQAIAYAVDNSAITQAIYGDSATPGTSVVPPAMTDFNPDAKKYDLNTAKAKELLAEAGYPNGFNIDLWVSDDSARIDACVIIQEQLRGIGINTEIKVFQWATYIKMIENENEVKPIFYMSWNTANGDCDKTMYPLFHSSQIKGSMNVTAFVNKDLDDTLDKARITMDPKVRKELYGKAQEILQEELPHYTILYPKLNLGMRKNIHNLIMKNNGYLDLTNVYVTE
- a CDS encoding PLP-dependent aminotransferase family protein, whose protein sequence is MKIELSTENGEKIYLQLYYKLKELIENGEIKGKIFSIRELAKNLGVSISTVVKAYEQLEKNGYIYLRGGSGAYVKYNREKKFYLEDHMENEIFKYGYFNSEYRIDFSTASPNADFFPIEELKKAINYVLDRDGGKALLYENPQGYLELRKTIKRELKHEGIDIETKDIQIMSGAQQGIDILSKSLIYPGDIVVTEDPAYKGAIVSFRNNGAKVERIPMKKDGLDIKELEKILKRDKIKFIYTAATFHNPTGISISEKKRIELLKLAEKYDFYIIEDDCSSDIYFDNKKIKSIKSYDKNKKVIYIKSYSKVFMPGFRLGFMIAPEKIANSVLAGKYSSDISNSGLNQRVFQYFLENGIWNKHIEKSRKEFHKKQKYMYSRLKKIENIKINKPKGGMCFWIELPKEITGEAVYMKLAKRGVGILPGVVFSEKSYNYIRLSFAQCNEKEIDEGIEILEKVIDELR
- the pdxT gene encoding pyridoxal 5'-phosphate synthase glutaminase subunit PdxT; protein product: MKIGILALQGAFQEHKNILDSLNVDNCLLKTKEQLEDIDGIILPGGESTAMGKLLRDFDILKLLREKIKNGLPVFGTCSGMILLAEKLSNSEVVHLGVMGIEVKRNAYGRQLGSFETEADFKGIDKKVKMVFIRAPYVENTKEGVKILATVNGNIVAVREKNMLAVSFHPELTNDTSVHEYFLDIIKKIKSS